A stretch of the Fusobacterium varium genome encodes the following:
- a CDS encoding putative N-acetyltransferase, protein MKIEKICILTEEQKNGIINLQKICNEFENLKAEVFLSNEINFDKEIPCFFLGYEKEELVAFLTVFLPTKEEGEISAFTHPKYRKERRFKKLFEESVEILRKNDISKILFVTEPESESSKEVLKKVGEIRLIRSEYTMSYSKEKFQERNDEKKLNFEIVTEKNKKIYSQMTEEIFEMPEGTSINFVENAIKSIDRDAYIGYLDEENVGIFNMNYTEDGVFLYGLGIRNSFKRKGYGEEIMNFALKKAFEKGKRAILDVDSDNMPAYNLYKKLGFKIDFQADYYEYYI, encoded by the coding sequence TTGAAAATAGAGAAAATATGCATTCTTACAGAGGAACAGAAAAATGGTATTATTAATCTTCAAAAAATTTGTAATGAATTTGAAAATCTTAAAGCAGAAGTTTTTTTATCTAATGAAATAAACTTTGATAAAGAAATTCCCTGTTTTTTTCTTGGATATGAAAAAGAGGAGTTAGTAGCTTTTTTAACTGTTTTTCTGCCAACAAAAGAAGAAGGAGAAATATCAGCTTTTACTCATCCTAAGTATAGAAAAGAAAGGAGATTCAAAAAACTTTTTGAGGAGTCTGTTGAAATTTTAAGAAAAAATGATATATCTAAAATATTATTTGTAACTGAGCCCGAAAGTGAAAGTTCTAAAGAAGTTCTTAAAAAAGTTGGTGAAATAAGATTGATAAGATCAGAATATACAATGAGTTATTCAAAAGAAAAATTTCAGGAAAGGAATGACGAAAAGAAATTAAACTTTGAAATAGTTACTGAAAAAAATAAAAAAATATATTCTCAAATGACAGAAGAGATATTTGAAATGCCAGAAGGAACAAGTATAAATTTTGTAGAAAATGCAATAAAATCAATTGATAGAGATGCCTATATAGGATATCTGGATGAAGAAAATGTAGGTATTTTTAATATGAATTATACTGAAGATGGAGTTTTTTTATATGGGCTTGGGATAAGAAATTCTTTTAAAAGAAAAGGATATGGAGAAGAAATAATGAATTTTGCTTTGAAAAAAGCATTTGAAAAAGGAAAGAGAGCTATTCTTGATGTAGATTCAGATAATATGCCTGCTTATAATTTGTATAAAAAATTAGGATTTAAAATAGATTTTCAAGCAGACTATTATGAGTATTATATTTAA
- the glyA gene encoding serine hydroxymethyltransferase yields MKDLEKLFIDDKEIYDAIEAEKKRQNEGIELIASENFVSESILEAAGSVMTNKYAEGYPDKRYYGGCECVDIAEKLAIERAKKLFDVKFVNVQPHSGSQANMGVYKALLNIGDTILGMKLDHGGHLTHGKNVNFSGKDYNVYSYSVKKDDEYIDYDEVEKLALEIKPKLIVAGASAYSRTIDFKKFREIADKIDAILMVDMAHIAGLVAAGEHPSPIPYAHVVTTTTHKTLRGPRGGVIMTNDEEIAKKIDKAIFPGIQGGPLMHIIAAKAVAFKQALEPEFKEYQKQVVKNAKVLAEVLNAGGLRVVSGGTDNHMVLIDVKANKNLTGAQVEKALGKAGITVNKNGIPYDTEKPMVTSGIRIGSPAMTTRGMKEEEMKQIANFILQVVDNINDDKKLIEIREQVKELCLKFPLYN; encoded by the coding sequence ATGAAAGATTTAGAAAAACTTTTTATTGATGACAAAGAGATCTATGATGCCATAGAAGCCGAGAAAAAAAGACAAAATGAAGGAATAGAACTTATCGCTTCGGAAAACTTTGTATCAGAATCGATATTAGAAGCAGCTGGAAGCGTAATGACTAATAAATATGCTGAAGGTTACCCTGACAAAAGATACTATGGTGGATGTGAATGCGTAGATATAGCTGAAAAGTTAGCAATTGAAAGAGCAAAAAAACTTTTTGATGTAAAATTTGTTAATGTACAGCCTCACTCTGGCTCTCAAGCCAATATGGGAGTATATAAGGCTCTTTTAAATATAGGAGATACTATCTTAGGAATGAAATTAGATCATGGTGGACATTTAACTCATGGTAAAAATGTAAATTTCTCTGGAAAAGATTATAATGTCTATTCTTATAGCGTAAAAAAAGATGATGAATATATAGACTATGATGAAGTTGAAAAACTTGCACTGGAAATTAAACCAAAACTTATTGTTGCTGGAGCAAGTGCATATTCTAGAACAATAGACTTTAAAAAATTTAGAGAAATAGCTGATAAAATTGATGCTATACTTATGGTGGATATGGCTCATATAGCTGGTTTAGTTGCTGCTGGGGAACATCCTAGTCCTATTCCTTATGCTCATGTTGTTACTACAACTACTCACAAGACATTAAGAGGTCCTCGTGGCGGAGTAATAATGACTAATGATGAAGAGATAGCTAAAAAAATAGACAAAGCTATATTTCCTGGAATACAAGGTGGCCCACTAATGCATATAATAGCCGCAAAAGCTGTTGCATTTAAACAGGCTCTTGAACCTGAGTTTAAAGAATATCAAAAACAGGTTGTTAAAAACGCTAAAGTGCTAGCTGAAGTTTTAAATGCTGGTGGATTGAGAGTAGTAAGCGGAGGAACTGATAATCATATGGTTCTTATAGATGTAAAAGCTAACAAAAATCTTACTGGTGCTCAAGTAGAAAAAGCTTTAGGTAAAGCTGGAATTACAGTTAATAAAAATGGGATTCCATATGATACTGAAAAACCTATGGTTACAAGTGGTATAAGAATTGGCTCTCCTGCTATGACTACTAGAGGTATGAAAGAGGAAGAAATGAAACAAATCGCCAATTTTATCCTTCAGGTAGTAGATAATATAAATGATGATAAAAAATTAATTGAAATTAGAGAGCAAGTAAAAGAACTTTGTTTAAAATTTCCATTATATAACTAA
- a CDS encoding putative hydrolase, translating to MEYKPSLIFRNAHINTCFPTLFRRISVNYTRERIKTSDEDFLDIDWIKNDNKKVIVLCHGLEGSSRSKYIQGTAKYFSERGWDILAMNYRGCSGELNKKVTFYHMGQTCDLETVIEKTKDYSELVIAGFSLGANLVLKYLGERKIYPENLLCGMAVCPPCDLVSNSVAFRQPKNIIYRKYFVNKLKEKAAQKALLYPTKINMNLISKVVDIEDFDNLFTAPLNGYLDAIDYYEKTSSINFIPYIKKKTLILMPLDDPIMSKKCYPYKEAAKNDCVELETPKYGGHVGFSRLFSKTYWLEERLFEYVKSIEEN from the coding sequence TTGGAATATAAACCATCATTAATTTTTAGAAATGCACATATAAATACTTGTTTCCCAACTCTTTTCAGGAGAATAAGTGTAAATTATACCAGAGAAAGAATAAAAACATCTGATGAAGATTTTTTAGACATCGACTGGATAAAAAATGATAATAAAAAAGTAATAGTGTTGTGTCATGGGTTGGAAGGAAGTTCTAGAAGTAAGTATATTCAAGGAACTGCTAAATATTTTTCAGAAAGAGGCTGGGATATATTGGCCATGAATTATAGAGGATGCAGTGGAGAGCTGAATAAAAAAGTTACCTTTTATCATATGGGACAGACTTGTGATTTAGAAACTGTAATTGAAAAAACAAAGGATTACAGTGAACTTGTAATTGCAGGTTTCAGTTTGGGAGCTAATCTTGTATTAAAATATCTAGGTGAAAGAAAAATATATCCAGAAAATCTTTTATGTGGAATGGCTGTATGTCCACCATGTGATCTTGTTTCAAATTCTGTTGCTTTCAGACAACCTAAAAATATAATTTATAGAAAATATTTTGTTAATAAATTAAAAGAGAAAGCAGCTCAAAAAGCTCTTCTTTATCCAACAAAAATAAATATGAATCTTATATCAAAGGTAGTTGATATTGAAGATTTTGATAATCTTTTTACAGCTCCATTAAATGGTTATTTAGATGCAATAGATTATTATGAAAAAACCAGCAGTATAAATTTTATACCATACATAAAGAAAAAAACACTCATATTAATGCCCTTAGATGATCCAATAATGTCAAAGAAATGTTATCCTTATAAAGAAGCAGCCAAAAATGACTGTGTGGAATTGGAAACACCAAAATATGGGGGACATGTAGGTTTTTCAAGATTATTTTCTAAAACTTATTGGTTGGAAGAAAGATTATTTGAATATGTAAAAAGTATAGAAGAAAATTAA
- a CDS encoding putative transposase → MQKPTNNNIFFQLNQPKLFNFLQYEISDNGPVRKLSSILEGLDFSSLMQVFSYKTKVHPIRMFSIIVYAYSRNLTSTRDIEMACHENIKFRFLLQDSKIPDHSTISRFLVKTEDILPDLFEQFVEKIFEMENISTETIYIDGTKIEAYANKYTFVWKKSIEKYRTRLDEKILELISNFNDDFNLQYDNFLEIYSYLSNLNFQIVKGRGKRKSKEQKYLELCAEYLEKYQKYSNHFKNLNGRNSYSKTDIDATFMRMKDDHMRNGQLKPGYNLQIGVISEYISSYEIFSNPSDSKTLIPFLEKISSQNLEIKNIVADAGYESISNYEYLEKMDYTSYIKPIYFEKSKIRKFKNDLNRVENLIYNNSENKLFRKDGLELEFLYSNKNNTVQYFWNPETNKKIKYNARFRILSNKSKENVSSNYGKQLRMNRSIQVEGAFAVLKEDMKLRKLKVRSKKSVLREICLFCIAYNFNRYLSRNINNRLGTTLHSLKVA, encoded by the coding sequence ATGCAAAAACCAACTAATAATAACATTTTTTTTCAATTAAATCAACCTAAACTTTTTAACTTTTTACAATATGAAATTTCTGATAATGGTCCTGTAAGAAAACTTAGCTCAATATTGGAGGGATTAGATTTTAGTAGTTTAATGCAAGTATTTTCTTACAAAACAAAGGTACATCCTATCAGAATGTTTTCTATCATTGTTTATGCCTATTCGCGCAATTTAACTTCTACTAGAGATATAGAAATGGCTTGCCATGAAAATATTAAATTTAGGTTTCTTTTACAAGATTCTAAAATTCCTGATCACTCTACTATTTCTAGATTCTTAGTAAAAACTGAAGATATTCTTCCAGATCTATTTGAACAATTCGTTGAAAAAATTTTTGAAATGGAAAATATTTCCACTGAAACAATATATATTGATGGCACTAAAATTGAAGCATATGCTAATAAATATACATTTGTTTGGAAAAAATCTATTGAGAAATATAGAACTAGATTAGATGAAAAAATTCTTGAATTAATTTCAAATTTTAATGATGATTTCAACTTACAATATGACAACTTCCTTGAAATATATTCATATCTTTCTAATTTGAATTTTCAAATAGTCAAAGGTAGAGGAAAGAGAAAATCTAAAGAGCAAAAGTATTTAGAATTATGCGCAGAATACTTAGAAAAGTATCAAAAATATTCTAATCATTTTAAAAATCTTAATGGTAGAAATAGCTATTCAAAAACTGATATAGATGCTACTTTTATGAGAATGAAAGATGACCATATGAGAAATGGTCAATTAAAACCTGGATATAATCTACAAATAGGAGTGATTAGTGAATATATTTCTTCATATGAAATTTTTTCTAACCCTTCTGATTCTAAAACTTTGATTCCATTTTTAGAGAAAATTTCATCTCAAAATTTAGAAATTAAAAATATTGTAGCTGATGCAGGATATGAAAGTATTTCAAATTATGAATATTTGGAAAAAATGGACTATACTTCATACATAAAACCAATATATTTTGAAAAATCTAAAATCAGAAAGTTTAAAAATGATTTAAACAGAGTAGAAAATTTAATATATAATAATTCTGAAAATAAGCTATTTAGAAAAGATGGATTAGAATTAGAATTTCTATACTCTAACAAAAATAATACAGTTCAATATTTTTGGAATCCTGAAACTAACAAAAAAATTAAGTACAATGCGAGATTTAGAATTTTATCAAATAAATCAAAAGAGAATGTATCAAGCAATTATGGAAAACAATTAAGAATGAACAGAAGTATTCAAGTAGAAGGTGCTTTTGCAGTTTTGAAAGAAGATATGAAATTGCGAAAATTAAAAGTTCGAAGTAAAAAAAGTGTTTTAAGAGAAATATGTTTGTTTTGTATCGCTTACAACTTCAACAGATATCTAAGCAGAAATATAAATAATCGCTTAGGAACAACACTTCACTCATTAAAAGTAGCTTAG
- the dtd gene encoding D-tyrosyl-tRNA(Tyr) deacylase yields MRAVIQRVKHSSVTVDGKILGEIGNGLLVLLGVTHTDTEKEVNWMASKVKDLRIFEDAEGKMNLGLEDIKGELLVISQFTLYGNCIKGRRPGFTEAARPDLAEPLYKKFLEKCKSFGIKTECGEFGADMKVELLNDGPVTMIIDTKDIANLK; encoded by the coding sequence ATGAGAGCAGTTATTCAAAGAGTAAAACATTCAAGTGTCACTGTAGATGGAAAAATTTTGGGTGAGATAGGAAATGGTCTTCTTGTGCTTCTTGGTGTGACACATACAGATACAGAAAAAGAAGTAAACTGGATGGCTTCTAAAGTAAAAGATCTTAGAATATTTGAAGATGCAGAAGGAAAGATGAATTTGGGACTGGAAGATATAAAAGGAGAGCTTCTGGTTATATCTCAATTTACTCTTTATGGTAATTGCATCAAAGGACGTCGTCCAGGATTCACAGAAGCTGCCAGACCAGACCTTGCTGAGCCATTATATAAAAAATTTTTAGAAAAATGCAAAAGTTTTGGAATAAAAACTGAATGTGGAGAATTTGGTGCAGATATGAAAGTGGAACTTCTTAATGATGGGCCTGTTACAATGATAATTGATACAAAAGATATTGCAAATTTAAAATAA
- a CDS encoding putative efflux protein, producing the protein MFGVVNYTVFFTSCLILHITPGSDTMYILGKSMSKDKKTGVISVLGISTGVLIHTILAALGLSVILAKSATAFNIVKYMGAAYLVYMGIKTILDKKDLFIKDEKNEKEKLKEVYFQGVITNVLNPKVALFFLAFLPQFIDVNNKYGIIPFLLLGLSFFITSSLYGIVLALFASSAAGMIAEKSGASKVMGKVSGCIYIFLGLSLLKAKLKN; encoded by the coding sequence ATGTTTGGAGTGGTAAACTATACAGTTTTTTTTACATCATGTTTAATATTGCATATTACACCTGGGTCAGATACTATGTATATTTTAGGAAAATCTATGTCTAAGGATAAAAAAACTGGTGTAATATCCGTTTTGGGAATTTCTACTGGTGTATTGATACATACAATATTAGCTGCTTTGGGTCTATCTGTTATACTTGCAAAATCAGCAACAGCATTTAATATTGTTAAATACATGGGAGCAGCATATCTTGTTTACATGGGAATAAAAACTATTTTAGATAAAAAAGATTTATTTATAAAAGATGAAAAAAATGAAAAGGAAAAGCTTAAAGAAGTTTATTTTCAAGGTGTGATAACAAATGTCTTAAACCCTAAGGTAGCTTTATTTTTTCTTGCTTTTCTACCTCAATTTATAGATGTGAATAATAAATATGGAATAATTCCATTTCTTTTGTTGGGATTAAGTTTTTTTATTACAAGCAGTTTGTATGGAATAGTTCTTGCTTTGTTTGCTTCTTCTGCAGCAGGGATGATAGCTGAAAAATCAGGAGCTTCCAAGGTAATGGGTAAAGTATCAGGATGTATATATATTTTTTTAGGATTAAGCTTATTGAAAGCTAAATTAAAAAATTAA